Below is a genomic region from Helianthus annuus cultivar XRQ/B chromosome 2, HanXRQr2.0-SUNRISE, whole genome shotgun sequence.
GAAAAATGTTATTCATGACTCTTCTACCTCAACACGACGAATTACGAGGTCAAACAAAGAAAACATAACACCAACTTCGTGTGTTACAAACATACGTTCTCAAGTTCAAATTGAACCGCAGTTTTCTAATGCTATGTCTTCTTTGAATCGTATATCCTCTGGTAAATTTCATATTTATATTATTACAtacatttttaattatttaattcaAAAAGTGTACGaaaaaattattttgttttttcaGACAATATTGCAAGCTCATCAACGTTACCATTGAATGATTGCTTTTCTCTTCATCCTAGAATATCCAATAAACGTAACACAACATTTTTGTCATCTGAATTAAGCTCGATAAAAAGATGTCTTCTGGAAAGCGTAGACTTATTCATAAACCAATTGAAATACAACCCATACCAATGGCTGTTCTTGACTCTGATGATGAAAATCATGTTAACGAGGTTGTGTTAGACGCCACAAAAGGCGTTTCTAAAGGTAACTGATTAATGTTATTCATTGTTGTTTCATATTATTTTTTTTCGTACTGTATTATTTAATTTATGTTAAATCTTCAGATTACGTTGACCATGGTGACCAAACTCTTACGTGTGGTTTATGCTTTGCAAACTTATGGCCAACCGAAGGTGGAAAGGGTCGCATTACACTTCAAAAGCAAACATATAGCTTATGTTGTGGATATGGTAAAGTTGATTTGCCTGAATATAAAGATTCTGATCCATCTTATCAGATGCTTTTTCGCGGTTTAGATCAGGAAAGCAAATATTTCTTAAAGAACATAAGACGTTACAATTCTATGTTTTCCTTTACTTCGATGGGAGGAAAAGTTGATACTAAAATAAACAAAGGTAATGCTCCATTTGTTTATAGAATCAGTGGTCAGAATGCACATAGTATGGGCATTCTTCTTCCTAAGCATGGAGCACAGCCAAAATTTTCACAGCTTTATATCTATGATACTGAGAATGAGCTTTCTAATAGGGAGTTGTTATTTAGGtatttgtttcctttttttaCTTATcattatcttaatgttaacttaCAAATTATACTTATATGTTTTCCATTTCATCGTTTGAAACTATTATTTAATACTGTTTATTTTCTTACAGTGATTCTTCAAGCAAAGCTTCGATAAGGGCAAAGGAACTTGATGTGAAGTTTATAAAGTATATTACGAACATGTTAGATTCTACGAATATGTTGGTTAAAACTTACAGGATGGTACGAGACCATCTCCATGACAATCCTAACGTTACTCTTAAACTTCGTATAATCTCACAGAGGGATAGAGACGGTAGGACTTACAATTTACCTACGTGTTCTGAAGTTGCTGCTTTGATAGTTGATGAACCTGATCTCCAGATTGAAAGCCGTGATATTATTGTTGAAATGCGTTCTGGAGATCTTAAGCGTATTAGCGAGTTACATCCTTCTTATCTTGCTCTACAGTATCCAATTCTTTTTCCGTATGGAGACGATGGATATAGGATTAACATTCCTCATAGAGAATTTGGTCCTAATACAAAGAAGACAAGACCAACTTGTACTATGAGGGAGTTCTTTGCTTTTAGAATTCAGGATAGGCATAACAAGTTTTCTCTAATTCTTAATGCAAGAAGGTTGTTTCAGCAGTTTTTAGTCGATGCCTACACAATGATTGAGAGTGAGAGGCTAAACTACATACGTTTTCAGCAAATCAAACTGCGATCTGATTCGCTTAACAGTCTTAAAAATGTTCAAGACGTTGGTCAGAGTGATTTGAGTCATACGGGACAACCTGTTATATTACCTTCATCTTTTACGGGTGGTTCTCGATACATGATGCAAAATTACTTAGATGTTATGGCGTTATGTCAGAAGTATGGGTATCCTGATTTCTTTATCACAATCACATGTAATCCGAAATGGCCTGAGATTGTAAGATTTCTTGGTGACTCTTCAATTAAGCCTGAAGACAGACCTGACATACTTTGTCGATTGTTTAAGATGAAACTTGATGAATTGATAAAAGATATGaagcaaaaaaatttttttggcgaTATTAATGCAGGTATGTCAATACATTAGCTACTTTCAATTTATACAATTATTTGGTCTTTCCATACATTATATTTAACTTTTATACTTATCTTTAAAATGTTTTTTGTTTTGTAGTTGTTTATACCGTTGAGTTTCAAAAACGTGGTTTGCCACATGCGCATATTTGCTTATTTATGAAAGCTGATCATAAGCTTCCTACGGTTGAACACATCGATCCCTTTATATCAGCTGAAATTCCTGATAAGAATGAGGATCCTGAATTGTATTCTCTTGTGAGTGACTTTATGATTCATGGTCCTTGTGGATATGCGAACATGAAATGTCCATGCATGGTTGGCAACCGTTGTTCAAAGAATTTTCCGAAGAGGTTTTTGGATTCCACTTCCATTGATTCTGATGGTTTTCCAGTTTATAGGAGAAGAGATTCTGGTCACACAGTTGTCAAGAAGGGCGTTCCTTTAGACAATAGGAGTGTAGTTCCATACAACAAAAACCTACTCAAAAGATATCAGGCACACATTAACGTGGAATGGTGCAATCAGGCTGGCTCAATAAAGTATTTGTTTAAATACATTAATAAAGGACCTGATCGAGCCACTGTTGCTGTTTTTGATTCAGACAGAGGCCCCGATGAGGAAATTCCAAAAGATGAAATTAAAGAGTACTACGAAGCTAGATATGTTTCCGCATGTGAAGCCAGCTGGAGAATATTTGGCAATGATGTTCATTATCGGTATCCATCTGTTATGAGGTTACCATTTCATCTTCCAGGACAACAAAATGTTGTATTTAGTTGTGACGATGATATTGAGGATGTCCTAAATAAACCTCAAGTAAATTCCTCTATTTTCTTGGAATGGATGAAGATGAACAATTCTAAGCCTGAAGCaagacaacttacttatgttgaCTTTCCCACAAAATATGTGTGGAAGTTAAAAGATCGTTGCTGGCAGCAACGCCAAAATTATGTTGTTATTGGAAGAATTTATTCTGCGTCTCCATCTCTTGGTGAGGCTTATTACCTAAGAATTCTTCTTACTAAGGTTAAAGGCCCACGATCATTTGAAGAAATAAGAACATATGATGGTGTTGTTTATCCTACATTTCGGGATGCGTGTTATGCACGTGGCCTGTTAGATGATGACAATGAATATATCGAGTGTATTAAAGAATCCAGTTTCACAGGAAACGGTCATTATCTTTGTTCTTTGTTTGCAACACTTCTATTGTCTAATACGCTATCTAGACCTGAAGTTGTTTGGGAGAAAACGTGGGAGCTATTGTCCGAGGACATTTTATACAATATGCGGAAAGATTCTGGCATGAGCGGTATCTTTTTTATCCTTTTGTTATATTTTGTGATGTTAAATTTTCAAGTATTTTCGTTATATTTAATAATTTTTCTTATCATTGTAGatttcgttgtttctgaggaaCGTTTAAAGAATATTACGTTGTCGAAAATCGAAAAATTCCTTCTTCGTAATGGATCCAGCTTGCACAGGTTTTCACCAATGCCTTATCCTGATGATGACTATCTGATGTCCGAGAGCAACCGTTTGATAAACGAGGAGCTTTCTTTTGACATGGATGAAGTTACGGCTGAGTTCAATAATCTTCACAGCTGTCTAAACGGCGATCAAAGAGCCGTGTATAATGAAATTATGGATGCTGTTCGGATTGGTAAGGGTGGTGTGTTTTTTGTGTACGGTTATGGTGGTGGGGGCAAGACTTTTCTGTGGAAAACTTTAGGTGCTTCTATTAGATGCAATGGACAGATTGTTATTAATGTTGCTTCAAGTGGTATTGCATCTTTGTTGTTATCACGCGGTCGTACTGCTCACTCGCGATTTCATATTCCAATTAATCTCAATGAAGATTCGGTATGCCATATAAAGCCTAATACTGAAATCGCGAATCTTTTATATGAAGCAAAGTTGATTATTTGGGACGAGGCACCGATGATACATAAACATGCTTTCGAGGCTCTTGATCGTACAATGAAGGATGTTTTGAGTGTTTTTGATTCACAAAATTCAGAACTTCCATTTGGTGGGAAAACTATTGTATTTGGTGGTGACTTTAGACAAATCCTACCAGTTGTACAAAATGGAAGCAGGCAAGATATCGTAAACGCCTCATTATGTTCATCCCACATCTGGTCCAGTTGCAAGGTGTTGAAATTGACAATCAACATGCGTTTGTCGGTTGGATCAAGTAGCTCAAACGTTATGGAGATAAACGAATTTGGTAAATGGCTTCTTGACATCGGCGAAGGTAATGTTGGTGATTCTATCGACGGTGATGGAAATATTGAAATACCTGCTCATCTCTTATAACTGATGAGAACGATCCAATTCAAGGTTTGATTGACTTTGTATATCCTTCAGTTCTTCATCGTTATAAAGACCGTGACTACTTTTCTGAGAGAGCTATACTCGCTCCTAAGAATGAAGTTGTTCATGAGATAAATGACCGTTTGCTTGATTTGTTTCCCGGTGAAGAAGTAGAGTATCTTAGCTCTGATAGTTTATGTCCGACTGAGGAAATCAACGATCCGTTACATCAAGATTTGTATAATCCAGATGTGTTAAATAGTGTAAAAGTATCAGGGTTACCAAATCATAGATTGGTATTAAAATTGGGCGTTCCGGTTATGCTTTTGAGGAATATTGATCAGCAAAACGGTTTGTGCAATGGTACGCGTCTTCAAATCACACGTCTTGGTAAACGTGTTATTGAAGCAGAGATATTATCAGGAAGTAATGTTGGATCAAGAACTTACATCCCAAGAATCAGCATGATACCATCTGACAAGAAAATACCCTTCAAATTTCAAAGAAGGCAATTTCCAATAACCGTATGTTTTGCGATGACTATTAACAAAAGTCAAGGACAATCTCTATCTAGAGTTGGTATATACCTCAGAGACCCCGTGTTCTCACATGGTCAGCTTTATGTTGCGTTGTCCAGGGTAAAGACTAAGGATGGCGTTAAGGTTTTAATATTCGACAAAGATGGGAGGCCAACAAATAAAACTGCAAACGTTGTTTACAAAGAAATATTTGGGAAATTGTAGTTTAAAATTTGTATTATGACGTGTAATCGGGCAAGATGTTCTGTTTTTTTGTATGGTTTTATTGTATGTTGGGTGTTTTCAATTCCATGTCCTTATGTTACTTATTTAAAGACTATGtaatttgttttaattttttgtatGGTATTTCATTGTTATATCAATAGAAGATGTTATTACTATGTattaaatataacatataaaCGAAAACTACAACATGTAGATATTTATAGACATTCGTACATAATAAAAGTCCAACGTACATGATTATCTTAACTATTAAACATATTAACCTACTAGAAAACCACTTATAACACTACATAACTTACATAACTTTTTAAACCTTTCCCAAAATTACTATATATTATGTTTCTACCCTGTTTCATAATTTCAAACATCACCTTTAGCGGATAACCCCGGAAAAGAAGAAAACACAAATATCTTCAAAGTACTGGAACTTGCAATGATCACCTTCTTGTATGTTGTTATCTTTTAGCCATTTCGCCCAGCCTTTCACCACATACTTTATACTGTTTTTATTTGTTTCTGCCCTAACATCATGTTTGGTCTCCACATTTTGCCTGTTTGCTATTCTAACTTTCAAGGATTCGTCAGTTCCTGTTATCCTTGCTACTTCCATTGGTATCCGCTATAAGTTACAAGACATAATAATAATTTCCATTATGATGGtctttaaaaaaatagaaaagttAACCAAAATATGTAAACATATTTGATGCTAATTAACATAGTTGTGTTGTTGGAACTTACAAATCGTTTCGTGTATGGCACAATAAATGTCAGCggaccaatatcatcatcatcaaaatcctCCGAGTCGTCCGAAGAATCTTCAGAATCCGATAGGACGATAACATCGTTTTCAACTCAAGCCATTCTATGAGAGATATAAAACTTTAATCCGTTTAAAATAGAATATCACAGTATAACAAATAATGCAGCATACATTTAGTACTTTTAATCAGTGACATGCATACGTTAAGTACGTAAATGTGTTTTGATGATTCATGTATATTGTATTACACTTACTTTAGTTTCAGTTGTTTCATTTATATTATATCCTGTAGTAATCATTTTTAATCAATCTAAATTACACAAATTTGTAAAATAAtacattgaaaaacaaaattaTCTTAAACGTCTTTGTTGTTACATCTTTTATTATCCAAAATTACAAATAAACAATGACTCATATTTGAATATGCAGAAATACACCTATTGTAATTcatgataaaaaataaaaatacattaatttaataaaatctaATGTCATAAGCCGATGAAGAGAAAATAATCTAAATCCTAATTTAGTTATGCAACAACCAAATACATTTAATCATCCAAATCAAACTATAAACCAATAAAAttcaatttttaaaaatatttcgAACAGAAAATTTAAAccatatatcattatataaccaAAAAAGTAAACTTCCGATCAAATCCAATACATATAATCCCTTTTAAATCGACATCACAAACTAATATTGATTTTTCTTAACAAATACTGACACTCCGAATACTTATCTACTTACTCATTAATCGCTAAAAAAACATCATATGTGTTATTTGGAAGAAATAAGGCAACTTCGTGTAGAGATTAACAACATAACAGTCGGATTATAAGATGACGGAGATGAAATCGGAAATTTACCTTTACTAATTTCTTGAAACTTCTTTTGGGTTATTCTTGAGCAATGTGAAGATCAATGAAGGATATGATGCAGTAGTTTTGTAGGTAAGTGTAATGATGAATATCTTATAGATATTATAAATGAGATAACTTTATGTATTATTAAATTCGGTTATTTTGCATTTcacatttttcttttttaaaatgaATTTACGATTACTTTTGCATTGGATCTTAGCATCTATTATCAATTTTCCATTTATGATTATTTAATATAAACTAAATTAACTTAATAATCACATATATTTGGTGATATACTATTTTACTAATatataacttgaaaataatagaaaatttctatatatataatgtgacaacccgacttcCAAGGTTAGTGTCGTTTCGTTTCGTGTTCTTAACTTCTCATTATCCCTCTCCAACGCTTCCTTCTGTGTTAAACTTGTTAAATGTTTTATATCATGTTAAACGTGAACGTAATTGTGTTTGATCGAGTGGTTGATGATTGCGTACTCTAAGTGGTTAAGACTCAGGCCGTGCACGCACACAAACTCCCTTAAGTTGCACCCTCACCTCACCTTTTAACGACTCGGCCCACATTCATGTCGATCCGACCCACAATGCTAGGTTGGGCCGCTACACAAAACATTTGTGCCATAGTTGCAATGGCCCGCATTTTCCCCTTATGTTTTGTAATTGAGTTAGGACGGCCCAAGCCACACACCCTTTAATATACGGATTACATGTGGTTGTTACCCCCATAATTCCCTCATACGCACATAAGATCACGCAAGGTCGCATACCCTAAGAGTTGGACGGCAGCCCCCTCTTCTCTCCTTCTTTAGCGAGTCGGTTTCGGATTGTTTTGAGCATCTGAACACGTaacataatctaccgagcaaatcaaaggtgagttcatctttcttgagcatgcgtcccggtggttgggacagtcagtgggtattcctgggagggacatgtcttttgggttaaaacgggaatgttggataatatactcttcctatcacctttaaagtccctccgtgttgtttggttaccgggaaggtaacatggtattagttagtagcgctacttaggtttggcaacctcaccccgtatctgggagaacgggtgttgaactaatgacctagtcatgaccaatgctttgataggagcattggagaaagggcaaaataatcagaagccgtcttgtattggggtattatcagcattgttttcatcattacttctggaattaacttcaatggattaactacatatttggtaaacaacgttttcgtaaaactatgaactcaccagcgttgtctgatacacttgttgcatgctcgcaggtcgttaggtatcttggacttggggaacttgctgtctggagtagctggagtggtcatgggtcgacaggaaggatttatgcgattgatttcatgaaactatactttggttttgaaacagtttaacttggtttattatttgcttccgctgaacttatggatttccgtttaaaacttgttgaagatgttttttttattaataatggggattttatttataacttgtatgggttcaatgtaattggtggctcgttattggtatgtcacacgcctaacagggacactccctatgtggtaatttgggggtgtgacagtttggtatcagagccattggttatagtgaacttggttttaaaacgttttcataaaaccagactataaccgaacagtaccgaaatcgaccatgacactcagctccagactgcaaggttcgtttctcatttacgattgcatagtatatctagggtacacttatgtataacattacacgtgaatgcacacttggcacaacagtatgagcccttacattaccaacccctgttatgtgaactGCTAGTGTGACACTTTCCTTTGAttattgtgattcttgatcctgtaaaaccttttgttgctatttgaatgtggggaaccttttagcgcaagttaagaggcactgagataagcatgcaaatcgccttattattatgggtgcacacataataataacgcgaggtgcatgcaaatcccagtgaggcttaacgaacgtgggaagggttctgccctattgtgtgtaaacttggtagtttgtagatttcaatgtgatactcgacttttacctcatttcgacccttaagatagTTCTCTTCTCTTAtttagaaccatgagtggacgtggaggaggccgaggtggtggacgtggtcacattgctatgacccaggccgaattaaccgacttgatcaacactcgtgtagctgaagccctagcggcttaccaggctggtacgatatgtgccaattactttctatccttgtgtcgtatactcgaatcttaccTGTGCGTCTTACTTCCttcgttttaggtcaacctgcgaatcaaaaccatccacctgcttgtacgtacaagatgttcatggactgtaagccacagaccttcagtgggactgaaggggctgtgggactcttgcgttggttcgagaaggctgaatcagtatttgctatgtgcaactgtcccgtgggggaccgtgtgaagtatgctacaggcactttggaggatggtgccttaacctggtggaatgcccaagtgcagatgttgggtattgagatggcgaatgccactacctgggatgatttcaaggagttgatgcgagagGAGTATTGCCCTCGTGACGAggttcagaaactggagaacgagttctacaatctgaaaatggagggatctgagatcgaagcatacactaggaggtctaatgatttagcaactttgtgccctaacatgtctcgacccccaTCCCGGCggattgagttgtatctcaagggcttagcaccagctgttaaggggtacgttactgctgcaaacctagacaatctgccccgtatcgtccgtctagcacataagattactgaccaagaggtcgaacgtggcaacttgccgccacgtgtttctgctactacctcgactgctacagctaccacacctgctagtgatcataagcgaaaatggaacgatactgacaaaacaaccagtgccagccaatctcagaaaagggcagacaacaGCACCCACCGTAGTTTCAGTCAGACATCCtctgtgaaccagaatcagagcaacaattcaaatcagggttcttacgcgGGGAAATTACCAACGTGTGATAAGTGTATGTTTCACCATCGCGGACCGTGCACCCGAgtatgtcataggtgcaacaaggtgggccATATGGCCAAAGATTGTAGGGTCTGGCTCCCAAAGCCgccgcagcagcagccacagcaacaGGAGAGGCAGCAGCCCCAACAGAATCGGGGAAACcaaaaggggtgctttcagtgtggtgatgagggtcattttaagagggattgccctcagcttaatcagaatgctggcaacaacaacaatactgggagcggtaacaatgggaacaatggtgggaacggagcacgtggaggagtatttactattggcgctgggggaGACTCGCAGTGATGGCAATGCTGAGACTAGTACGTCTTCCTTGAATGAtctttttctgcttctgttttGTTCGGCTCTTGTTTTGATTGGAGTGATGTGCcttagggttcagtcgtcagttaggactgactcccacctttattgtaaataagcatgtagtagaattaactgATAGTAAGTCGATAGAAGCTcctcatgttctttttggttgtaaacttgatctcgtgggtcaagtgttcgacattgacctacttccttATATTCTTGTAAGTGTTGACGTAGTCGTTGAGCGAAGAttctctgtaaagagaaaatcctgcgtatccctctccctagtggggaatccttatcagttcaaGATCATAGTAGTGGTGCCATTGTTGGCATCATCTCAGCCAGGAACGCCCAAAAGTGTCTACGAAAGGGCTGCCCTGCTATTCTAGCTCCCGTCACCGATTCGCAACCTggagaaaggaagatcgaggatctttCAGCTGTTCGAGAATTTTCTGACGTGCCTTCTGAAGAGTTATCTGGTTTACTCCCATATCGTTAGGTGGGATTTCAGAATTGACCTTATGCaaatcctgatttccttctggaatacagcaatcccttgggtTCGCTGGATACTAGCACAGGTTCatcatgggattttcaaagaCTGCGTGACTACAACCTCCTTAGCACAGCTGGGAGCTGTGAATTCTTGGGAAACAAAGTCTCGGAACGATTTCCTTCTGTTACCCCTGAATTTGAAGACCCGATTGTTCAAATGGTGGGACCAACTTTCGATATccttggcgaatttcgggacgaaattcctttcaagttggggataatgtggcACCCAACTGACCTCGCAACCCTGTTTTACAATTTGGTTAACGTGGTGTCTGTGCGATTATCTGGATGCTTAGTGATTGCGCGTAATGTTTGATTATTATTTGTGATTATTAATTGTGCAGTATTACATATAGTTAATTAGAGTTTCTATCGCTTCACTcttctgtgcttacttgtcaaatttcgggacgaaatttctttcaagttggggatgatgtgacaacccgacttcCAAGGTTAGTGTCGTTTCGTTTCGTGTTCTTAACTTCTCATTATCCCTCTCCAACGCTTCCTTCTGTGTTAAACTTGTTAAATGTTTTATATCATGTTAAACGTGAACGTAATTGTGTTTGATCGAGTGGTTGATGATTGCGTACTCTAAGTGGTTAAGACTCAGGCCGTGCACGCACACAAACTCCCTTAAGTTGCACCCTCACCTCACCTTTTAACGACTCGGCCCACATTCATGTCGATCCGACCCACAATGCTAGGTTGGGCCGCTACACAAAACATTTGTGCCATAGTTGCAATGGCCCGCATTTTCCCCTTATGTTTTGTAATTGAGTTAGGACGGCCCAAGCCACACACCCTTTAATATACGGATTACATGTGGTTGTTACCCCCATAATTCCCTCATACGCACATAAGATCACGCAAGGTCGCATACCCTAAGAGTTGGACGGCAGCCCCCTCTTCTCTCCTTCTTTAGCGAGTCGGTTTCGGATTGTTTTGAGCATCTGAACACGTaacataatctaccgagcaaatcaaaggtgagttcatctttcttgagcatgcgtcccggtggttgggacagtcagtgggtattcctgggagggacatgtcttttgggttaaaacgggaatgttggataatatactcttcctatcacctttaaagtccctccgtgttgtttggttaccgggaaggtaacatggtattagttagtagcgctacttaggtttggcaacctcaccccgtatctgggagaacgggtgttgaactaatgacctagtcatgaccaatgctttgataggagcattggagaaagggcaaaataatcagaagccgtcttgtattggggtattatcagcattgttttcatcattacttctggaattaacttcaatggattaactacatatttggtaaacaacgttttcgtaaaactatgaactcaccagcgttgtctgatacacttgttgcatgctcgcaggtcgttaggtatcttggacttggggaacttgctgtctggagtagctggagtggtcatgggtcgacaggaaggatttatgcgattgatttcatgaaactatactttggttttgaaacagtttaacttggtttattatttgcttccgctgaacttatggatttccgtttaaaacttgt
It encodes:
- the LOC110900400 gene encoding uncharacterized protein LOC110900400 is translated as MHKLFSKFERHLNVDECLIIKRPSLAANTASFKIVPNNQKLTFYYYTFVEKCNVWNGPQYVFNFVEFNDVLSKKIKEGTTVDFIGYVGVCYNIEDTNKKDGSKGKRLNLKLQDLEDVQIDLTLWDDHAKDMYSYMISEKREAHVVVVVHFGAVKSYKGKWGLSNNFDGSRVFINDNFDDMLLFKQKFLAKLSASSESSSHAGSYMMCSVEDEFLKNDVFSPLAYLPSILEPKKVVVVGTIVAIVSDKMWYYDGCNYCKSKVEKKFETYDKDDGTSDVRDTQLYQCSNKDCNGKEVFPMSRFKIPVRVQDSTGTVTLTLFDHEAMKFVRKTAKELIQIQDELLQTNDFPREYPVEFEELLNQKCAFVIKVTDFNIANGVENYGISVVTTDDDILDKLNKKFKIDQMDAYETFGMSQSELQTSGAEGLKDADSYTGDNTTPISKDYAVDLKQSSSDMKRNLDDVYLNEVGLASSAILSIVLKMHNRFEQLKSYYSERPHIDLENKSEQAKCRRSLRKLYIDNKRSNAAAFPEYVVRALEAKHRRKLRKLYLDRKRSNVTKKLISRGGTSTSSSSTPIRLNNKENFTPNISNTTFPTESSTGIGTSNHLNSSFNVRSSVITQSTLKKKGNLDKKMSSGKRRLIHKPIEIQPIPMAVLDSDDENHVNEVVLDATKGVSKDYVDHGDQTLTCGLCFANLWPTEGGKGRITLQKQTYSLCCGYGKVDLPEYKDSDPSYQMLFRGLDQESKYFLKNIRRYNSMFSFTSMGGKVDTKINKGNAPFVYRISGQNAHSMGILLPKHGAQPKFSQLYIYDTENELSNRELLFSDSSSKASIRAKELDVKFIKMVRDHLHDNPNVTLKLRIISQRDRDGRTYNLPTCSEVAALIVDEPDLQIESRDIIVEMRSGDLKRISELHPSYLALQYPILFPYGDDGYRINIPHREFGPNTKKTRPTCTMREFFAFRIQDRHNKFSLILNARRLFQQFLVDAYTMIESERLNYIRFQQIKLRSDSLNSLKNVQDVGQSDLSHTGQPVILPSSFTGGSRYMMQNYLDVMALCQKYGYPDFFITITCNPKWPEIVRFLGDSSIKPEDRPDILCRLFKMKLDELIKDMKQKNFFGDINAVVYTVEFQKRGLPHAHICLFMKADHKLPTVEHIDPFISAEIPDKNEDPELYSLVSDFMIHGPCGYANMKCPCMVGNRCSKNFPKRFLDSTSIDSDGFPVYRRRDSGHTVVKKGVPLDNRSVVPYNKNLLKRYQAHINVEWCNQAGSIKYLFKYINKGPDRATVAVFDSDRGPDEEIPKDEIKEYYEARYVSACEASWRIFGNDVHYRYPSVMRLPFHLPGQQNVVFSCDDDIEDVLNKPQVNSSIFLEWMKMNNSKPEARQLTYVDFPTKYVWKLKDRCWQQRQNYVVIGRIYSASPSLGEAYYLRILLTKVKGPRSFEEIRTYDGVVYPTFRDACYARGLLDDDNEYIECIKESSFTGNGHYLCSLFATLLLSNTLSRPEVVWEKTWELLSEDILYNMRKDSGMSDFVVSEERLKNITLSKIEKFLLRNGSSLHRFSPMPYPDDDYLMSESNRLINEELSFDMDEVTAEFNNLHSCLNGDQRAVYNEIMDAVRIGKGGVFFVYGYGGGGKTFLWKTLGASIRCNGQIVINVASSGIASLLLSRGRTAHSRFHIPINLNEDSVCHIKPNTEIANLLYEAKLIIWDEAPMIHKHAFEALDRTMKDVLSVFDSQNSELPFGGKTIVFGGDFRQILPVVQNGSRQDIVNASLCSSHIWSSCKVLKLTINMRLSVGSSSSNVMEINEFGKWLLDIGEGLIDFVYPSVLHRYKDRDYFSERAILAPKNEVVHEINDRLLDLFPGEEVEYLSSDSLCPTEEINDPLHQDLYNPDVLNSVKVSGLPNHRLVLKLGVPVMLLRNIDQQNGLCNGTRLQITRLGKRVIEAEILSGSNVGSRTYIPRISMIPSDKKIPFKFQRRQFPITVCFAMTINKSQGQSLSRVGIYLRDPVFSHGQLYVALSRVKTKDGVKVLIFDKDGRPTNKTANVVYKEIFGKL